The nucleotide window AGTTATGTGAATTATTATTGGGAATACTTCGCATCACTGCAAGCAAAGTCACGCTTGAAAAACTACTACAGCCATTTCTTTAAATCAAATTCCAAACCATTAATAAAGAAAGATAAAAGTACAAAAATTCTTTTAAACATAGTTGTAATATTTTATGGCTTATCCTATTGAAAGGAAATTAGTTGTCGCTGTATCATCAAACGCTCTTTTTGATTTAGAAAAAGAAGACGAAATATTTCAAAAAGAGGGTCTGCAAGCTTATAAAGCGTATCAATACGAAAATAAGCATGTTAAGTTAAATAAAGGACTAGCATTCCCGTTTATTAAAAGATTCCTTCACATAAATAAAGTTTATTCAGATAAAGAACCAGTTGAGGTAGTTCTTTTATCGAAAAATAGTCCAGAAATTGGAATAAGAATATTTAATGCTATAAAGGAATATGATCTAAACATAACTAGGGCAGCTTTCACATCAGGTGAATCACCATATAAATATATTCCTGCTTACAACATTTCGCTTTTCCTATCAGTTAATGAAAAGGATGTATTAAATGCTATTGAAGCTAATTATGCTGCAGGAAGAATTTTAAAAACAAACATTAAAGATGATGATGATTTAGAATTGCGAGTTGCTTTTGACTTTGACGGTGTAATAGCTGATGATGAAGCAGAAAAAGTTTATGCCGAATCTAAACAATTAGAAATATACTACGAGTATGAAACTAAACATAGGCAAGAAGCACTTAACCCGGGACCATTAGGTGATTTTTTCCGAAAACTATCTTATTTTCAAAAAATGGAATCTAAGAAAGCAGAAAATGATTTAACTTATAAAAAGATTTTAAAAACTGCAATCATTACAGCAAGAAATGCACCTGCACATGAAAGAGCAATCAACACGTTGAAAGAATGGAAAGTTGAAGTTGATGAAATGTTTTTGCTTGGAGGAATTGAAAAGAAAAGAATTCTGGAAGTGATGAAACCGCATTTGTTTTTTGATGACCAATTAACTCATTTAGACCCAAAACTTGAAAATATTCCTTTGGTTCATATTCCTTTTGGTATTCAAAACAAATCGATAGAGATAAAGAATAAAAATTAGCATTTTAATTTAACGAATAAGAAATTTATAATAAATAAATTATCATCAAATGATAATATTTGTATTGAATAATTTTGTAATTTTGTAATAAAGTCAGAAATGTATGATTTTATTTTTTATTGTTTTTAAAAAAGAATAATACTAATTTATTAAAATAGTGCTAAACAGAAAATTTATATATTATGAAATTATTTGAGATTTTAGAAAAGCAGTTAAAAAGTGAACCGAATTTTGTTTCTGATAGCGGAGAACTTAAAAAGTGGGTTGTTATCACCAAGGCTCAAAACTTCGATGAAGATTTAATTTCTTTATTGCTCGAAGATAAAGAATTAAAAGAAAAGTTCTTTCTTAAAGTAAAAGGTGCTTTAGTCTTTAATCTATCCTTGTTCATACAGTTTTTCGAACAAAAGAACTATTTAAATGATAGTTATACCGCATACAAAAACAAAGTCGGTTTAAACATAGACGGTAAATACATAAAACAAAATAACGATGTGTCTCTCGTCTGGCCATACAAAGATTGTATTCTTGAAGGCGGTCAATCTCGAGAAGAAGATAAACGCGATGAAATATTTTTTAATGAGGTTCTCGCTCAGGATGAAATAAATCAACTTCTTAATCCAAAAATATTGACCAATGTAAAATTTATTACGTCGTCTAAAGAAATACCTTTTGATATAAAGGAAAAGAATTTTTGGAAATTATCAAGCAATTATTTAATAAATGGAAATAATTTACTCGTTTCAAGTTCGCTTTCGCATGTATTTCGTAACAGAATAAAACTAATTTATTTAGATCCTCCTTATAATACACCGGGGGAGGCTAATACCTTTAGTTATAATAATTCTTTCAATCATTCTACTTGGCTTACATTTATGAAAAATAGGATTGAAATTGCTAGTGATTTAGTTTCGGATGATGGATTTATTTGTCTAGCTATTGATGATGTTGAATATGCCTATCTTAAAGTTATGTGCGATGATATCTTGGGACGTGATAATTTCTTAGCAACTGTTGTCGTTCAAATTAAAAAAGAAGGTAGGACTGACAGTGAATTTTTCGCAACATCACATGATTATTGTCTATTTTATTGCAAAGATAAAAACAAAGCAAAATTAAACAAATTATATATTTCTGAAGAAAAATCTCGAAAATGGAAAGAAAACGATAGTACTGGCAGGTTTTATTGGCGGGATTTTGTTAGAACTGGTGGAAATTCTACACCTATAGCTAGACCAAACCAAGATTATATAATTTACTATTCACAAAATAAAAAGGAGATTATTGGTGTAGGTGGTTTCAGTGAGAAACCTCCTGAAGATCTTTATTATTCAAATAAAGTTTTCATAATCGATAATGATGGTCAATTGCAAGAAATATCTAATGAAGAGTTTTGTAAGGTTAATAAAGATATAATTGAATATTATCCTAAAGGAAGTAAAGGAGAGCGTCAGGTTTGGAGATGGTCTGATAGAGAAAAAGTTTTGTGGGCTGCAAAACTGGGCGAAATAAATTTGATAGACAATAAGATTAAAATTAAAGACCGTATTCGTCAAGGTTCAAAACCAACAACTACATGGTACGATAGCGATTTTAATGCAACATCACATGGAACTCTTTTATTGAAAAAATTATTTAATGGTAAAAAGGTATTCTCTTATCCAAAATCTCTATATACAATGATCGATATTGTGCAAATTACTACTAATTCTGATTCGGAAGATATTGTTCTGGATATGTTTGGTGGTAGTGCCACAACAGCGCAAGCCGTAAATAGAGTTAATGAATTTGATAATGGAAATAGATCTTTTATTATCATTGAACAAATGGATTATATTCATAACGCTACGTTACCTAGAATCAAAAAATGCTTAAACAAAGTAAATGATGATTCGTTTGTTTATCTCGAACTTAAAAAATACAATCATCACTTTATCGAACAAATCGAAAAAGCAAAATCCACTAAAGCACTTCTCATAATTTGGGAAGATATGAAATCTAAATCTTTCCTAAACTACAACGTTGATATTAAGAAACACGATGAACACATTAATGAATTTAAATCACTTTCTTTAGAGGAACAAAAACAACATTTGCTCGAAATTCTCGATAAAAATCAGTTATACGTCAATATATCTTCAATGGATGACAAAGATTTCAAAGTCACTCCCGAAGAAAAGAAAGTAACAATAGAATTTTACAACCTTAATAAATAGTGTATGCCATTTTTATATGAAAGTTTCGATACGTTAACTAAATTTGGTGCCATACCTAATATAAAATTTGCAACAATTGAAGATAATTTATCACCCTGTTTTCCTATAAGAGAATATCAGATAAAATCATTCGCAAGGTTTGATTATTTTTTAAAATCTAACTTTGACGGCAAACAACACACTCCTTATCATTTGTTGTATAATATGGCAACAGGAAGCGGTAAAACACTTGTTATGGCTGGTCTTATGCTTTACCTCTACGAAAAAGGTTATCGCAACTTTATTTTCTTTGTTAACTCAACAAATATTATTAAAAAGACGAAAGACAATTTTCTTAATTCACAGGCTTCAAAATATTTATTCAGCAATAAAATTGTTATCAATGGCCAAGAAGTTCATATTAAAGAAACTGTCACTTTCGAAAGTGCTGACACCAAAAACATAAACATTAAATTCACGACTATTCAGCAGTTGCACATCGACTTAAACAATACCAAAGAAAACTGTGTTACTTATGAAGATTTCAAAGACAAAAAGATTGTTCTCATAGCTGATGAAGCTCACCATCTAAGTTCAGCAACCAGAAACAACAACGAACTGTTTGGAAGTTGGGAAGGTACAGTGCTTGAAATATTAAAACAGAATCACGAAAATATTCTTCTTGAATTTACCGCCACTATTGACTACGGAAATCCTGAAATTGCCCGGAAATATGAAAACAAAATTATTTTCAAATATGATTTAGCACAATTTCGTATTGACGGTTTTTCAAAAGAAATTAATCTTATCCGTTCAGAATTTGACGAGCAGGAACGTATAATTCAGGCATTAATATTAAACCTGTACCGTCAGGAACTCGCAGCATCCAAAAATATAAATTTAAAACCGGTTATTCTTTTTAAAGCAAAGCGAACAATAAAAGAATCTGAAAAGAATAAAGAAAATTTTCATAATCTTATAGATGCGTTGTCAGGCAAAAGAATTGATGGAATCAGAAAATCTTCAACTGTTTCTGTTATTCAAAAAGCATTTGCCTTTTTTAACTTAATGCATATTTCATCTTCGCAAATTTCTAACCTCTTAAAATCAAATTTCAAATATGAAAATTGTATTAGTGCAAATAACGACGAGGAAGCAGAACAAAATCAAATTAGTTTAAACACTCTTGAAGACGAGAAAAACCCCCTTCGTGCAGTTTTTGCAGTTCAAAAATTAAATGAAGGTTGGGACGTCTTAAATCTTTTTGATATTGTTCGTCTGTACGAAGGTCAAAACACTGGCGGAACAAACACAACTGTTGGAGCAACAACTATGTCAGAAGCTCAATTAATCGGTAGAGGCGCGAGATATTTTCCTTTTGCCTTAGAAGAAGGTCAGGACAAATTCACAAGAAAGTATGATAATGAAATAGATAATGATTTGAAAATTCTTGAAGAATTATACTATCATACTAAAGAAGATAATAGATATATTTCTGAACTGAAAAGAGCATTGGTTGAAACCGGTATTTACGAAGATGACCTTGAAACAAAACATCTTACTTTAAAACTCGATTTTCAAAAAACAGATTTTTATAAAAAAGGCAAAGTTGTATATAATAAGAAGATTGAAAAAAGTTATGACAACGTAAAATCATTTTCTGACCTTGGTGTCTCATTAAGAAACTACGTTCATGCACTCTCTTCAGGGAAAGGTAAAGTTACTGGTGTGTTTGAAACTGCAGATGTAACTCCATTAGAACAAATTGAAAGTAAAGACATCAAACTCTCTGGTATTCCTAAACACATTATCAGATACGCTCTATCTCAAAACCCTTACTTTTATTTCGATAACATATCAAAATATTTCAAACATCTTGAATCTATATCAAACTTCATTGAAAACACTGATTATTTAAGCGGCTTAGAAATCACTTTCAAAGGTTCAAAAGCAAGACTTACACAAATATCAAATTCCGACTTTTTGTATGCGATTCAAGGTTTGTTAAAATCAATAGAAACTGAAATTAAGGATAATTTAACTGAATACGAAGGCTCTGAATACATAAATGATTACATACATAAAGTTTTCACAAATAAAGATATTAGAGTCAAAAAAGATAGTGAAAAATCTAAAGGTCAGGAACACGTAGTCGCAGATAAACCCTGGTATGTTTACAATGCAAACTACGGAACGTCCGAGGAAAAATCATTTGTAGAACTATTCGCAAGACGTTTTGAAAGCATTAGTAAGAAATTTAAAAACATATATTTGATTCGTAATGAAAGAGAACTAAAAATATTTGATAAACTCGGCAGAGCATTCGAGCCCGATTTCCTGTTATTCGCAAAACAGAAAAAAGGAAAAGAACTAACCTATCAGGTTTTCATAGAGCCAAAAGGCACATATATAGTTGGAAATGACAAATGGAAAGAAAATTTCCTTGAAGAAATAAGAAAAGAACAAAAGACATTAAAAATAGAAACCGATAATTATTTAATAACAGGAGTCCCGTTCTATAACTACGATAATGAAAACGAATTTAAGCGATCACTCGAAGAAGTTCTCAACATAAAATAATTTATTTGCTGATATGCCTTACAAAGAACATATATTATTTACCGATCCTGAAGAAACAACGATACTATGGCGATATATGGATTTTACTAAATTCGTTTCATTATTAGATTCAAAATCTTTGTTTTTCCCAAGTGCAAAAAAGTTACAAAAAATTGACCCATGGGAAGGGTCGGAGTTGAAGAACGAATTAGATTATGATTTGAGAAATGAACTTAGGATTTGGAATAAATCTAAAAATGATAATCAGAATATTATACAATCAGATTTTGAACATCTGAAAGAATGTGCGAAAGGATGGGAAAATGGATATGAACATCAATGTAACATTAATTTTATTAGTTGTTGGCATTATAATCAAACCGAGTCTGCTGCAATGTGGAGATTATATTTGAAAAGTAATGAAGGATTGTGTATTAGAACGGATATTGAATCGTTTAAAAAGTCTTTTCATAATTCAAAGGAAAATATTTTTATTGGAAAAGTCAGATATAAGGATTATGAGAATGATATATATTATTCTGATTATGATATGTCAAAAGTAGGTTTTGCGGGTGCAAATATGTTTCTTCCTTTTATTCATAAAAGAAAGATTTATGAACATGAAAAAGAATATCGAGCAATAGCTTTTATAATAGACGATTCATGGAAAGATAAAAATGGTATATTAGTAAATGTTGATTTAAACGTGCTGATAAAGGAGATTATTGTTGCTCCATCTAGTCAAAAATGGTTTAAAGATATTATACAATCAATTATTCTAAAATATGGATATGATTTTAAATTATCAAATTCTATAGTTGATGATACTCCTTATAGTTATGATTTATCAGTTTATGCGAACAAATAATTTCTATAGAGAATAAAACAAATAATGACTAACTCCTTCAGCATGTATTAAAATTTGTTATCGTAAAATAAAATCATATTGTCATGAGAAAAATCAGAAAATCACGATCTGAAATAGAAAAAGAAGTTCAGGCTATTTTCAGGAATCGCAAACCTGCTAACGAAATTATTCTCAATATCGAAGAGTATCTTGGTAAAGTAACTCACAAAGAATTAATAAATTGTGATGAAATATTAAGTATAATTTATGATGAGGTTCATGAATATGATGAAAAAATGGGTACGAAACTTTTGAATAATAAAAAGATAAAACTCATCCTAGAACCTATTTTTCAGGGAATAAAAGAATATGAAGAAATTATTACGGAATCTCCCGACTTTGATATTGATTGCCCTGTTCAGGCTCTTATTGCAACAATGTATTTTGTTTGTGATGAATTTAAAGAATTGCGTCGTCATCGATACCCCACCATAGAACTCGGGGAAGAACTTTCTAAAGAAAATAAAAGTTTCAAAAATCTTTATTCATTTTTGTTGAAAAATAAGGAGTCAGCTCAATTAATATCAGATTTTAGCGACCAGAATACACGTTACGTCATAAAAAATTTAATTATTGACAATATTATTCCACTTCAGGCAATACTAATGTATTTTGATGATACAATAAACATTAAGCAAAATACTGAATTATTTTATAGAATGTTGGAGAAAACATTTTCGCGTCAGTCTATACAGGCTTGTATACTTGATAATATCGATGATATTAGCGGGGGTAAATTTTCGGTACCCTATGAATATTGATATAGAATGAGTTCCTTCTGAAGAATTATATCCACTTAGTTCCCACCATTCCGTTAAAAAAATAATTGTCTTACGACAATTATCTATTCTTCGTAATTTGCATCAACTTTAAAAATTAAAAAAGTTGATGCGAGTGATACACAAAATAAATAGAAGTAGAAAATACGAAAGCAAAAAAAGAAGACGTAATGATTTATTTAAGCTCATAACACTTAACTTTCATAAAACCATAATACATAGCTTGTCTTTCAGCCATGTTCAGCCTTGTTTCAGCCTTTTTCAGCCATGTTTCAGCCTTAAATCAGCCTTACCGCCGCATGGTCTCTGCTTCTTCTCAGTGTCTTCTCGGCAACTAAAAAATTACACCTTTAAATATAGATTTTATAAACGGCTTATGATCATAGCTAAATTCTATTCCGTCAGCGGAAGATGGGGGGAATTCCCGCGCTATACCGGGAAAAGCCCTCCGTGAGGCAGGATTATTCCGGAAAAATTAATAAATATATCAAAAAATGAAAAACAATAAAAATATTAAGATGAAAGGATATAAAATATTATGGCTAAAGTAAGAGATCAACATGTTGGCGTTCTCCAGGGAAAACTTGGACCGCAGGTTTTTAAACTTCTTAGAGGAAACCACTTCGCGGCAAGGCTTCCACGTCTGAGCAGTAAGGAGCCGAAACAGTATGTGTTAAACCAAAGATTGAGATTTGGGCTTACCGCCCGATTTTCTGAAGCTGTACATCAGGTCCCGGGTCTGAATGAGATCTGGGATTTGGCAACACCGAATTCTATGTCACCTTTTAATGGTATTTTCAAGCACAATTATAAGAATGTTATTCCAACTGACGTTCTTGATTCTGCAACGATTGTACCTTTAACGGATGGATTTGGCGTTACAACATCTGATGTCACAATTGACGGAGAGACGGTAACAGTCGCAATCGACCCCATAGGCACGATTACAAGGATTGACACGAATATCGAGAAATTCATAAGACTTGGTTATGTGATTAAATGTACTGATAAGAATGATGACAACTATGACAATATTATGTTTATCTCAGGGTTCTCAAGCAACGTTGTTCTGAACCTTGCAAATCCCCTGAGCTTTACTTCAATTATTTATGACAGCGACAGAGATATTTATTCAAAGTATGACACTCATCTGACGTACCTTGCTTTAATTACTCTGGACGCTGACGATAACCCCATTCATTTTTCGAAAGGCTTTACAACATAACGAACTATGATTGGAAAAGATGAAATAATGATAAAGGTAATGAAGAAAATTCATCAAGAAAATAATCAGCGGTTTATGAACCGAAGAACTGCCAAATCTTTTTGGCGGATGCAATTTGAATCAGTACCGGAAAATTGTTTTGTCTCAATGTTTTTAACAGGGGGGACAGCTGACCCCCTGTTACTAACAAAATGCATTAACTCATCCGTTTGCGGTGAGAAATTACCAAATTCAAAATTTAAAACAAGGAAAATTAAAAATGGCAAGATTTATTAGTCCCTTAGGAATACTTATCGGAGGATGCGGTGATTTTGTTTACAGAAATTTAAACGGTAAGACTGTAGTCTCACATAGACCCGGACCGCAGAAGAAAAGCAATGACCCATTAGTGCTTGCAAGAAGGAATAGATTCAAGCTTGCAAATAAACTAAGCAGTGCGCTCGGTGGTATTCCAGCTGTGAAATGCATCTGGAATCAGTTCGGTATCAATAAACCTATCAGTGCCTTTAATAAAATGATGAAGGTTTTCTATCCGCACATCAGCGTCTGCGATATTCATGAATCATTTCGTATGGGTCCTTCTTTTGGAAATATGTCTGTTGAGTCCCCGCGAATTAAGCTGGTGAAGAATAATCTCTCGGCAGAAGCACTGGTTGTAGATTCTGATTCCCGTCTTGAAAATTTATCTTACGTTCAGATTATAGTGCTGTTGTTTTTTAAGGAGCCGCAGGATAGCTGCCTTAATGAGTATGAAATTGCTGCTCTCGCTTCAAAAGAAACTAAATATGTTGTAAACCAAACGATTAAATTTGATGCAGAGGTAACACCTGATAAAGCAAGATTTATTGAAGTGTATGATAAAAGAAAATTGTTTTATATGTTCGCCGGCTTTGATGATGACCATAACATAATCGGCTATTCAAATACTTTCAGTGATGTGTGAGGTTGCAGAGAGCGGTACAAAATACAGTAGTCAGCGAAATTCCTAAGCCTGATTAGTCCTGCACTAATCAGGCTTAATAAAATAATTCGGCTAAAGCCGGTAATTATTATCATTCATTATCCGTTGGCTAAAGCCAACGGCAATTGTAAAAGGACGAGATCCCCGACTGGAACATTCGGGGAGAAAGCTTGAGTTTCACTAACTCCTGACTCCTAACTCCTAACTCCTGACTCCTGACTCCTAACTCCTAACTCCTGACTCCTGACTCCTAGCTTCTAACTACTAAAAAGTACCTTTTTGCATTGTAAAAACCTGTTATTGACATTATATTCCTTTTTTTATTATAATAGCAAAATTATATATAGATTATGCCTGATATTAAAAAAATTACAGCAAGGGAAGTCCTCGATTCAAGGGGAAATCCTACGGTTGAAGTTGACGTTATTCTTGAAAATGGTACTTTAGGCCGTGCGATTGTTCCTTCGGGCGCTTCCACGGGCGAAAAGGAAGCTGTTGAATTGCGCGACGGCGATAAGAAACGGTTTCTCGGTAAGGGTACTTTAAAAGCTGTTAATAACGTTAATAATGTTATTGCAAAAAAACTTATCGGTTTCGATTCTTTTAAACAAAGAGAACTCGATGAGCTTATTATTAATCTCGATGGTACGGATAATAAAGGCAAGCTCGGTGCCAATGCACTTCTCGGTGTTTCTATGGCTGCTGCAAGAGCTTCCGCTAACTACGCGGGTATGAGCCTTTACAGGTATCTCGGCGGGTTTGATGGGTTTACGCTTCCCGTTCCGATGATGAATATTCTCAACGGCGGAAAGCATGCTGATAATAATGTTGACATTCAGGAGTTCATGATTATTCCCGCAGGATTTGAAAAGTTCTCCGATGCTTTAAGATGCGGCGTTGAAGTCTTTCATTCTCTTAAAAGTGTTCTGCATAAACTCGGCTATAACACCTCGGTCGGAGATGAAGGCGGCTTCGCGCCAAACCTGAAATCAAACCAGGAAGCTCTTGAAGTTATCATTACCGCTATCTCTAACGCTGGTTACGAGCCCGGCAAACAGGTCTTTCTCGCTCTTGATGTCGCTGCAAGTGAAATGTACGTGA belongs to Ignavibacteria bacterium and includes:
- a CDS encoding DUF2971 domain-containing protein, which encodes MPYKEHILFTDPEETTILWRYMDFTKFVSLLDSKSLFFPSAKKLQKIDPWEGSELKNELDYDLRNELRIWNKSKNDNQNIIQSDFEHLKECAKGWENGYEHQCNINFISCWHYNQTESAAMWRLYLKSNEGLCIRTDIESFKKSFHNSKENIFIGKVRYKDYENDIYYSDYDMSKVGFAGANMFLPFIHKRKIYEHEKEYRAIAFIIDDSWKDKNGILVNVDLNVLIKEIIVAPSSQKWFKDIIQSIILKYGYDFKLSNSIVDDTPYSYDLSVYANK
- the eno gene encoding phosphopyruvate hydratase, which encodes MPDIKKITAREVLDSRGNPTVEVDVILENGTLGRAIVPSGASTGEKEAVELRDGDKKRFLGKGTLKAVNNVNNVIAKKLIGFDSFKQRELDELIINLDGTDNKGKLGANALLGVSMAAARASANYAGMSLYRYLGGFDGFTLPVPMMNILNGGKHADNNVDIQEFMIIPAGFEKFSDALRCGVEVFHSLKSVLHKLGYNTSVGDEGGFAPNLKSNQEALEVIITAISNAGYEPGKQVFLALDVAASEMYVKSEKYPNRFVYEFYKSHIPSKSSNDMIKLYAELIRKYPIISIEDGLSEHDWKGWKNLTAELGNKIQIVGDDIFVTNPKILAEGIKKHIANSILIKVNQIGTLTETFDCINLAKANGYANVISHRSGETEDSSIADIAVALNLGQIKTGSASRTDRIAKYNQLLRIEEELGSKAYFPGKKVFNKLK
- a CDS encoding site-specific DNA-methyltransferase, which produces MKLFEILEKQLKSEPNFVSDSGELKKWVVITKAQNFDEDLISLLLEDKELKEKFFLKVKGALVFNLSLFIQFFEQKNYLNDSYTAYKNKVGLNIDGKYIKQNNDVSLVWPYKDCILEGGQSREEDKRDEIFFNEVLAQDEINQLLNPKILTNVKFITSSKEIPFDIKEKNFWKLSSNYLINGNNLLVSSSLSHVFRNRIKLIYLDPPYNTPGEANTFSYNNSFNHSTWLTFMKNRIEIASDLVSDDGFICLAIDDVEYAYLKVMCDDILGRDNFLATVVVQIKKEGRTDSEFFATSHDYCLFYCKDKNKAKLNKLYISEEKSRKWKENDSTGRFYWRDFVRTGGNSTPIARPNQDYIIYYSQNKKEIIGVGGFSEKPPEDLYYSNKVFIIDNDGQLQEISNEEFCKVNKDIIEYYPKGSKGERQVWRWSDREKVLWAAKLGEINLIDNKIKIKDRIRQGSKPTTTWYDSDFNATSHGTLLLKKLFNGKKVFSYPKSLYTMIDIVQITTNSDSEDIVLDMFGGSATTAQAVNRVNEFDNGNRSFIIIEQMDYIHNATLPRIKKCLNKVNDDSFVYLELKKYNHHFIEQIEKAKSTKALLIIWEDMKSKSFLNYNVDIKKHDEHINEFKSLSLEEQKQHLLEILDKNQLYVNISSMDDKDFKVTPEEKKVTIEFYNLNK
- a CDS encoding 5'-nucleotidase, translated to MAYPIERKLVVAVSSNALFDLEKEDEIFQKEGLQAYKAYQYENKHVKLNKGLAFPFIKRFLHINKVYSDKEPVEVVLLSKNSPEIGIRIFNAIKEYDLNITRAAFTSGESPYKYIPAYNISLFLSVNEKDVLNAIEANYAAGRILKTNIKDDDDLELRVAFDFDGVIADDEAEKVYAESKQLEIYYEYETKHRQEALNPGPLGDFFRKLSYFQKMESKKAENDLTYKKILKTAIITARNAPAHERAINTLKEWKVEVDEMFLLGGIEKKRILEVMKPHLFFDDQLTHLDPKLENIPLVHIPFGIQNKSIEIKNKN
- a CDS encoding DEAD/DEAH box helicase family protein, with translation MPFLYESFDTLTKFGAIPNIKFATIEDNLSPCFPIREYQIKSFARFDYFLKSNFDGKQHTPYHLLYNMATGSGKTLVMAGLMLYLYEKGYRNFIFFVNSTNIIKKTKDNFLNSQASKYLFSNKIVINGQEVHIKETVTFESADTKNINIKFTTIQQLHIDLNNTKENCVTYEDFKDKKIVLIADEAHHLSSATRNNNELFGSWEGTVLEILKQNHENILLEFTATIDYGNPEIARKYENKIIFKYDLAQFRIDGFSKEINLIRSEFDEQERIIQALILNLYRQELAASKNINLKPVILFKAKRTIKESEKNKENFHNLIDALSGKRIDGIRKSSTVSVIQKAFAFFNLMHISSSQISNLLKSNFKYENCISANNDEEAEQNQISLNTLEDEKNPLRAVFAVQKLNEGWDVLNLFDIVRLYEGQNTGGTNTTVGATTMSEAQLIGRGARYFPFALEEGQDKFTRKYDNEIDNDLKILEELYYHTKEDNRYISELKRALVETGIYEDDLETKHLTLKLDFQKTDFYKKGKVVYNKKIEKSYDNVKSFSDLGVSLRNYVHALSSGKGKVTGVFETADVTPLEQIESKDIKLSGIPKHIIRYALSQNPYFYFDNISKYFKHLESISNFIENTDYLSGLEITFKGSKARLTQISNSDFLYAIQGLLKSIETEIKDNLTEYEGSEYINDYIHKVFTNKDIRVKKDSEKSKGQEHVVADKPWYVYNANYGTSEEKSFVELFARRFESISKKFKNIYLIRNERELKIFDKLGRAFEPDFLLFAKQKKGKELTYQVFIEPKGTYIVGNDKWKENFLEEIRKEQKTLKIETDNYLITGVPFYNYDNENEFKRSLEEVLNIK